A stretch of the Mycolicibacterium celeriflavum genome encodes the following:
- a CDS encoding nitroreductase family protein, with protein MTLNLSVDEVLTTTRSVRKRLDLEKPVPRDVLLECLELAVQAPTGSNAQGWQWVFVDDPDKKKALADIYRTSWKLYRTMPDPEYAEGDSRGERRQAVVSSAEYLAENMEKAPWLLIPCLEGRVDGAPGAASASFWGSLLPAAWSYMLALRSRGLGSAWTTLHLLGDGEKQAAEVLGIPHDKYSQGGLFPIAYTKGTDFRPAKRLPVEQIAHFNSW; from the coding sequence ATGACCTTGAACCTGTCCGTGGATGAAGTCCTGACCACCACCCGTTCGGTGCGCAAGCGACTGGATCTGGAGAAGCCGGTGCCGCGCGACGTGCTGCTGGAATGCCTCGAACTGGCGGTGCAGGCGCCGACGGGATCCAACGCACAGGGCTGGCAGTGGGTCTTCGTCGACGACCCCGACAAGAAGAAGGCGCTCGCCGACATCTACCGCACCAGCTGGAAGCTGTACCGCACGATGCCCGATCCCGAATACGCCGAGGGCGACAGCCGCGGAGAACGGCGACAGGCGGTGGTGTCGTCGGCCGAATACCTCGCCGAAAACATGGAGAAGGCCCCATGGCTGCTGATCCCTTGTCTCGAGGGTCGGGTCGACGGTGCGCCCGGTGCGGCGAGCGCGAGCTTCTGGGGCTCACTGCTGCCCGCGGCGTGGAGCTACATGCTGGCGTTGCGCTCGCGCGGGCTCGGCTCCGCATGGACGACGCTGCATCTGCTCGGCGACGGCGAGAAGCAGGCCGCCGAAGTGCTCGGCATCCCGCATGACAAGTACAGCCAGGGCGGCCTGTTCCCGATCGCCTACACCAAGGGCACTGACTTCCGCCCCGCCAAGCGGTTACCGGTCGAGCAGATCGCGCACTTCAACAGCTGGTGA
- a CDS encoding TIGR03667 family PPOX class F420-dependent oxidoreductase, with translation MAIEFTQEVADRLSTDKYGWLTTVAKSGQPVPKLVWFFFDGSDVFVYTEPRAAKVRHLRANPRVSLNLDSDGNGGGVIVVGGTATVEAEDANPLQDERYRAKYGEYATSLGFSEEFLAAYDTRLKITVDKVWTTPTGG, from the coding sequence ATGGCAATCGAATTCACGCAAGAGGTGGCAGACAGGCTCTCCACCGACAAGTACGGCTGGTTGACCACGGTGGCGAAATCGGGACAACCGGTCCCGAAATTGGTGTGGTTCTTCTTCGACGGGTCGGACGTGTTCGTCTACACCGAACCGCGCGCCGCCAAGGTCAGACACCTCAGGGCGAATCCGCGGGTCAGCCTGAACCTGGACTCCGACGGGAACGGCGGCGGGGTCATCGTCGTCGGCGGCACCGCGACCGTCGAGGCCGAGGACGCGAACCCGTTGCAGGACGAGCGGTACCGCGCCAAGTACGGCGAGTACGCGACCAGCCTCGGTTTCAGCGAGGAGTTCCTGGCCGCCTACGACACGCGGTTGAAGATCACCGTCGACAAGGTGTGGACCACACCGACCGGGGGTTAG
- a CDS encoding flavin monoamine oxidase family protein yields the protein MAAEDTALRVDVAVVGAGLAGLAAARHLHGAGKSVFVAEARDEVGGRARSRDLDGSIADFGGEWIGRAHRRMHRLVRELGLDVEPARQLGYPVMWRLPGRQARRRLPPPATWLGLVRAFSSLAWLSRGIDADAPWSSSRAAELDGRSVAGWLDERHLDAGSRYLLERLVGSLARENLGSMSLLHLLWLLRIAGGPWRSLTATFQWRISQGAQQVAVRMGAPLGDAVRFNTPVSRITQHANDADVRAGSLTVHAKRVVVAIPVTQLPRIEFDPPLPPDLVRLAELHIDAGTKVIALLPRGHSVRHNTVVGGDVLWGAWRRGDRVTGFLPATGTAIDDDVLVADLAQAFGVQPQQLRCPTVLRWAEQDHIEGCDAVFAPGEVCACGPLLTKRHGLIEFAGAERSSWPDNMEGAVRSGERAAVQTLSALGD from the coding sequence ATGGCTGCAGAGGATACCGCTCTGCGGGTCGATGTAGCGGTGGTTGGCGCGGGCCTCGCCGGCCTGGCCGCCGCTCGCCATCTGCACGGGGCGGGAAAAAGCGTGTTCGTCGCCGAGGCTCGTGACGAGGTTGGCGGCCGGGCACGATCGCGCGATCTCGACGGATCGATCGCCGACTTCGGGGGCGAATGGATCGGCCGGGCCCATCGGAGAATGCATCGATTGGTGCGCGAGCTCGGATTGGACGTTGAGCCGGCCCGCCAACTCGGATACCCCGTGATGTGGCGACTGCCCGGCCGGCAGGCTCGTCGTCGATTACCGCCACCGGCCACCTGGCTCGGTCTGGTACGTGCGTTCAGCTCCCTCGCGTGGTTGTCGCGGGGAATCGATGCCGACGCACCGTGGAGTTCATCGCGGGCAGCCGAACTCGACGGACGATCCGTCGCGGGATGGCTCGACGAGCGCCATCTCGACGCCGGCAGCCGGTACCTGCTGGAACGGCTCGTCGGTTCCCTTGCCCGCGAGAACCTGGGCTCGATGTCGCTGCTGCATCTGCTCTGGTTGCTCCGCATTGCCGGGGGCCCGTGGCGCAGCTTGACCGCTACCTTCCAGTGGCGCATCAGCCAAGGCGCTCAGCAGGTCGCCGTCCGGATGGGGGCTCCGCTCGGTGACGCCGTTCGATTCAACACGCCGGTCAGCCGGATCACGCAGCACGCCAATGATGCTGACGTCCGGGCGGGCAGTCTTACCGTGCATGCCAAGCGGGTCGTCGTCGCGATCCCGGTGACGCAACTGCCGCGGATCGAATTCGATCCGCCGTTGCCGCCGGATCTGGTGCGACTGGCCGAACTGCATATCGATGCCGGAACAAAGGTGATCGCGTTGCTGCCGCGCGGACACTCGGTGCGCCACAACACGGTGGTGGGCGGTGACGTCCTGTGGGGAGCTTGGCGGCGTGGTGACCGAGTGACGGGATTCCTTCCGGCCACGGGAACGGCCATCGACGACGATGTCCTGGTTGCCGATCTGGCCCAGGCGTTCGGTGTGCAACCACAGCAGCTTCGCTGTCCGACCGTCCTGCGGTGGGCCGAGCAGGACCACATCGAGGGTTGCGACGCGGTGTTCGCACCCGGCGAGGTGTGCGCGTGCGGTCCGTTGTTGACCAAGCGGCACGGCCTGATCGAGTTCGCAGGCGCGGAGCGCAGCAGCTGGCCCGACAACATGGAAGGCGCGGTCCGCAGCGGGGAGCGGGCCGCCGTGCAGACGCTGAGCGCGCTCGGGGATTAG
- a CDS encoding TetR/AcrR family transcriptional regulator, whose translation MTRRTGNRQRLLDAAVRCIEDLGYARTTARDLVQASGTNLGAITYHFDSKEALLNEALAESCRRWLQQIQQASTAASSGDPWEDTIAAAYGALRDGRMFAVAYVEAWAQAERNPVLRAQLAAHYREFRTATAALAQSLSHASSESLPDPEALATILVAVADGLVVQWLLDADSLPVPARLARALTQIGIS comes from the coding sequence ATGACTCGACGCACCGGAAACCGGCAGCGATTGCTGGATGCAGCCGTGCGTTGCATCGAGGACCTCGGTTACGCGCGGACGACCGCCCGCGACCTCGTGCAAGCATCCGGGACCAACCTCGGCGCGATCACTTACCACTTCGATTCCAAGGAAGCCCTTCTCAACGAGGCGCTAGCCGAAAGCTGCCGTCGCTGGCTGCAGCAGATACAGCAGGCCTCCACCGCGGCGTCGTCAGGCGACCCGTGGGAAGACACAATCGCTGCTGCGTATGGCGCCCTTCGCGACGGGCGGATGTTTGCCGTGGCGTATGTCGAAGCGTGGGCACAGGCGGAACGCAACCCGGTTCTGCGTGCGCAACTGGCAGCGCACTATCGCGAATTCCGCACGGCCACGGCCGCCCTCGCTCAGTCCCTGAGTCACGCGTCCAGCGAGTCGCTGCCCGACCCGGAAGCTCTGGCGACGATACTCGTGGCGGTCGCCGACGGCCTTGTCGTTCAGTGGCTGCTCGACGCCGACTCGCTGCCGGTACCCGCTCGACTGGCCCGAGCGCTCACACAAATCGGTATCAGCTGA